In Streptomyces sp. NBC_00341, the DNA window GGCGGCCTGGCGGAATTCGGGGTCCTTGAACAGCCGGGTCCAGTTGTCCGTGCCGACCGGCGTCGGGGAGTTCAGCCCGTCCCAGTGGCAGAAGGAGAGATAGACGGCGATCGCCAGCGGGACGATCGCGAAGAGGGCGAAGAAGACGATCCCGGGAAGGGCCCAGGCGACCGAGGGGCGGCCGACGTTGCCGACGGCCGCCTTCCTTCCTCCACGCACCTTGGTGTACGGAGAGAGCTGGGACATCGTTACTTGACGGCCTTCATCGCGGCGACGAACTGCTCGGGCGTGGACTTGCCGGCGAACAGCTTGCTGATCTCGGTGAGCAGCGGGGTGGCGATCTGCGACTCCAGCGCCTGGTCCCAGGAGAGCGTGAAGCTCGGTGCCTTCTGGACCATCGAGTACTGGTCGTGCGCGAACTGCGGGTTGGGCGAGGAGTCCAGTGTCGAGGCGGCGTCCGACGTGGTGGGGATGTCGCCGTTGTCGACCAGGGCCTTGCTGTAGGACTTGGCGGCCATGGTCTTCAGGAACGCGATGGCCGCGTCCTTGTGCTTGGTCCTGGTGTTGACCGACCAGTAGTTGGTGGGGTTGCCGACCACGTCGGCCGGGTCACCGACACCGCCGGCCACCGTCGGGAAGGCGGTCCAGCCGAGGTCCTTCCTGGCGAACGCGGGCGCCTTGCCGAGCTGTGTCGAGTACTCCCACGAGCCCATCAGGTGCATGGCGGCCTTGCCCTTGTTGAGCAGGGTGGGGGCGCCTCCGTTGCCGTAGTCGACGGAGTTGAAGTTCTTGCCGAACGCGCCGCCGTCGACGAGTTCCTTCACGGTCCGGGCCGACTTGAGGACCGCGGGGTCGCCCCAGCCGGAACTGTCGCCGCCCTGGATCTTCCGGAAGACCTCGGGTCCGCCGATCCGGTCGAGGAGGTACTCCATCCACATCAGCTCGGGCCATTTGTCGGAGCCGCCGAGGGCGAACGGCGTGATGCCCTTGCCCTTGAAGACGGTGATGGCCTTCTGCATGTCCTCCCAGGTCCTGGGGGGCCGGAGCTTGTTCTGCGCGAAGAGGGTCTTGTTGTAGAAGAGCATCACGGGCTGCATGCCGCGCATCGGGACGCCGTACATCTTCCCGTCGAGGCTGCCCGCCTCGACGATCGACGGAAGGAATCCGTCCTTGAGGGTGGGGTCGTTTTTGATCGTCGAGGTGAGGTCGACGACCTGCTCGGCGTCCACGTACGGCTTGATGGAGCCACCGCCCCAGTTGTAGAAGATGTCGGGGGCGCTCGGGGAGCCCATGGCGCTGCGGAGCTTGTTGACGTAGTCGGTGCCGGGTACGGGGACGAGCTTGACCTTGACGTCGGAGGTCTTGTTGAACTCCTTCACGGCCGCTTCCTGGATCTTCACGGCGTCGTCCCCGTAGACGTAGGCGGTGAGGGTTCCGCCCCCGCCACCCCCGCTGCCGCTGTCGGAGCCGCATCCGGCCAGCAGGCCGGCCATGACCATGGCGGCACCGGCCGCGGTCCATCTCGCCGTACGTGTGCCCTGAGTGAAAATACCCGACCGCATGACCGCACCTCTGTCGAATGTTTCGGTGTGACTTACGAATGTTGCCGGAACCGTACGGTCGGGTTTCGGGTGCGTCAAGGGGTCGGGAAGCGGGATTTACTCCCGCCCGACCCAGGCATCGGCTGGTGCGGCGGGAAGCTACGATCCCCTTATGAGCCCCGCAAACGTCCAGTCACATCAGGAGAATGCGCCGGCCGGCGAACCGTCGGAAGGCACCGCCACGTTGGCGGAAATCGCCCGAGCGGCCGGAGTCTCGGCTCCGACAGTTTCGAAGGTGCTGAACGGGCGCGCCGATGTCGCCCCGGGTACCCGCACCAAGGTGGAGGAGCTGCTGCTGGTGCACGGCTACCGCCGCAGACGCGGCTCCACGACCCAGTCCCAGCTGATCGACCTGGTCTTCCACGAGCTGGACAGCGCCTGGGCCATGGAGGTCGTGCGCGGGGTGGAGAACGTCGCCAGGGAGGAGGGGCTGAGCCTGGTCCTCTCCGAGAGCGCCGGCCGGCTCACCCCGGGACAGACCTGGGTGGACGGGGTGCTGGCCAGGCGGCCGGTCGGGGTGATCCTGGTGCTCTCGGACCTCACCGCCGCCCAGCGCGCCCAGCTGACCAGCCGCAGCATCCCCTACGCGGTCGTCGACCCGGCGGGCGATCCCGGCGACGACGTCCCCTCGGTCGGGACGACGAACTGGCAGGGCGGCCTGGCCGCCACCCGCCACCTCACCGCGCTCGGGCACCGGCGGATCGGGGTCATCAGCGGCCCGTCCCGGATGATGTGCAGCCGGGCCCGGGTGGACGGCTACCGCGCCGCCCTGGAGACCGCGGGCCTGCCGATCGATCCCGCCCTGGTCCGCGAGGGCGAGTTCCAGCACGAGGCGGGCTACACCGCGGGCCTCGAGCTGCTCCGCCAGGCCGACCGGCCGACCGCGGTCTTCGCCGGCAACGACCTCCAGGCGCTCGGCGTGTACGAGGCGGCGCGGGAGCTTGGCCTGCGCATCCCCGAGGACCTCAGCGTCGTCGGCTTCGACGACCTGCCGCTCACCCGGTGGATCGGCCCGCCGCTGACCACGGTGCGCCAGCCGCTCATAGAGATGGCCGAGACCGCCGCCCGGCTGGTCATCGACCTGGGCCGGGGCCGGCAGCCCGCGACCACCCGGGTCGACCTGGCCACCAATCTGGTGGTGCGCAGCAGCACGGCGGCGCCCCGCCGCTGACCCGGCGGACGTCGCGGGTCGGGTGCCTCGCCGGACCTCGCGCACCCCGCCGGACCTGGCACGACCGCAGAAGCGACAGTGTCCCGGGCTGTCCTGCGCGCCGGTGTCGGTGGCCGGGTGCAGACTGGCCGGTATCCGGCACAACGGCGTTTCGGGAGGTTCGGGTCATGACCGATGTTCTGCTCACCGTGGGTACCCGCAAAGGACTCTTCATCGGCCGCCGGCACGACGGTGCGTGGAAGTTCGACGGTCCGCATTTCAACGCGCAGGCGATCTACTCGGTCGCCATCGACACCCGTGGAAAGTCCCCCCGGCTGCTGGTCGGCGGCGACAGCGCGCACTGGGGCCCGTCCGTCTTCCACTCCGACGACCTGGGCGCCAGCTGGGTCGAGCCCAAGCGCCCGGCCGTGAAGTTCCCGGAGTTCACCGGGACGTCGCTGGAGCGGGTCTGGCAGTTGCAGCCGGCGGGGCCCGAGGCGCCCGACGTCGTGTACGCGGGCACCGAGCCGGCCGCGCTGTTCCGGTCCCGGGACGGCGGCGAGTCGTTCGAGCTGATCCGCCCGCTCTGGGAGCATCCGACGCGTTCGAAATGGGTGCCGGGCGGGGGCGGCGAGGGGCTGCACACGGTCCTGACCGACGAGCGGGACGCACGGGCGGTGACGGTCGCGGTCTCCACCGCCGGGGTGTTCAGGACCGCGGACGGCGGCGAGAGCTGGGCCCCGGCCAACAAGGGCGTGTCGGCCGTCTTCCTGCCGGACCCGCACCCGGAGTTCGGCCAGTGCGTGCACAAGGTCAGCCGGGACGCGGTCGATCCCGACCGGCTCTACCTCCAGAACCACTGGGGCGTCTTCCGCAGCGACGACGCCGGGAGCAACTGGACCGACATCGGCGGGGGGCTGCCGTCCGACTTCGGCTTCGCCGTGGCCGCGCACCCGCACCGGGCGGACACGGCGTACGTCTTCCCGATCAACGCCGACGCCGACCGGGTACCGGCGGAGCACCGCTGCCGGGTCTTCCGGACCCGCGACGCGGGTGACAGCTGGGAAGCGCTGTCAGCGGGGCTCCCGGAGGGGGCCCACTACGGCACGGTGCTGCGTGACGCGCTCTGTACGGACGACGCCGATCCGGCGGGGGTCTACTTCGGCAACCGCAACGGCGAGGTGTACGCGAGCGCGGACGACGGCGACAGCTGGCAGCAGCTCATCTCGCACCTGCCCGATGTCCTGTGCGTGCGGGCGGCGGCCACCGGCGGTTGATCCATACCGTCGTATCAGCAGTAGAGTGCCGCCCGTGGCAGCACGACCTCTGAACGAAATCATCGAGCCCGGCTGGGCGCGGGCCCTTGAGCCCGTGGCCGGACGCGTCGCGGCGATGGGCGAGTTCCTGCGCGGCGAGATCGCCGCGGGGCGCACCTATCTGCCCTCGGGCGCGAACGTCCTGCGGGCGTTCCAGCAACCCTTCGAGCAGGTAAGGGTCCTGATCGTCGGTCAGGACCCCTACCCGACACCGGGGCACGCGGTGGGGCTGAGCTTCTCCGTCGCACCCGACGTCCAACCGGTGCCCGGCAGCCTGGAGAACATCTTCCGGGAGCTCCACTCGGACCTGGGGCTTCCGCGTCCCTCCAACGGCGACCTGACGCCGTGGGCCGAGCAGGGCGTCCTGCTGCTCAACAGGGCGCTGACCACGGCGCCCCGCCGGCCCGCCGCGCATCGCGGCAAGGGCTGGGAGGAGGTGACCCAGCAGGCGATCTCGGCGCTCGTCGCGCGCGGCACCCCGCTGGTGTCGGTCCTGTGGGGGCGCGACGCCCGCAATCTGCGCCCCTCGCTGGGTGATTTCCCGGCGATCGAGTCCTCGCACCCCTCCCCGATGTCGGCGGACCGCGGGTTCTTCGGTTCGCGCCCGTTCAGCCGGACCAACGAGCTGCTGGAGCGCCAGGGCGCCGCACCGGTGGACTGGCGACTGCCGTGACAACCGCCTCGCCCGACGGCCCCGGACGACCTGGTCCCGCCGGGGAGTACGTCCTCGGCGTGGACTCGGGTGGCTCCGGGCTGCGGGTGGCTCTGGGCACCGTGGGCTCGGACGTCCCCCTGGGCACAACGGCAGGTGCCGAACCGGTGCGGACCGGTCCCTCCGGCATCGACGCCGCCCACCTGCTGGAACAACTGCTGCCCGCCGTCCGGGAACTGCTCGCGCGGCACGGCGGCGGCAGCCGCGTCGCGGCCGCGGCGATCGGTGCGGCCGGCATGGGCACCCTCGGGGACCGGTTGCGGGCCGAACTGCCCGCCGCCCTGACGGACGCGCTCGGGGTGCGCCGGCTGGCGCTCGCCGCCGACGCCGTGACCGCGTACGCCGGCGCGGTCGGACAGCGCCCCGGCGCCGTGGTCGCGGCCGGCACCGGCCTGATCGCCCTGGGCACGGATCTGACGCGGTGGCGGCGGGCCGACGGCTGGGGCCATCTGCTGGGCGACAGCGGCGGCGGTGCCTGGATCGGCCGGGCCGGTCTCGACGCGGCGATGCGCGCCCACGACGGGCGGCGCGGCGGATCCCGGGCGCTGCTCGGCCGGCTGGAGGCGGTGTTCGGCCCGGCGCCCGGACTCCCCGGCCTGCTCTATCCGCGTACCGACCGGCCCGCGGTGCTGGCTTCGTTCGCTCCCGAGGTGGCCGGCTGCGCCGCGCACGATCCGGTGGCCGAGGGCATTCTCCGCGACGCCGCCGGACATATCGCGGAGGCCGCTGCCGCCGTGTGCCCGACGGCTGGTGCGGACGACGGGGGATGCGAAGTGGCGCTGACGGGTGGCCTGTTCCGGATGGGCGAACCGTTGCTCGTACCTCTGCGCGAGGAGCTGGCCCGGCTGCTGCCGCACGCGCGGGCGGTCCCCGGTTCGGGTGATCCCCTGATCGGCTCCCTGCGCATCGCGCGGGCCCTGGCCACCGGCGGTCTGCTCCTGCCGCGTCATCCGACACTGCTCAGCATTCCGTTGTCCGGATTGAACCAACAGGCCTCCGCGGGGGTGACAGAGCAGGGCAGTTGACCGGTAAGCCGCCCAACGGATAAATGCGGACAGACAACGCTCGACCGGACCCTCCCCGCGCAGTGGGGTACCCAAAACCAGTAGCATGCGGCGCCATGAGCACCCCCACTGGGCCCGCTTCCGGCCTGCCTGTACGAATGCCGCGACCTCGCCAGTCCGGACGGCACCGCCGCCCGGAGCCCGTGGTCGCACCTGAGGGCGCTGCCGCGCTCGTTCTCGCCGTTCCCGGTACCCCCTCCTCGGCCAGCCGCGGTCTGGCCGAAGAGGTGATCAGCATTGCCCGCTCCGAGCTGCCCGGTCTGAACGCCGTGATCGGTTACCTCGACGGCGACGATGCCGAGTACCCGTCCCTCGTCTCCGCCCTGGCCCACTGCGCCGCCGAGCGCACCGCACGCTTCGAGCAGGCCACGGCCGCCGGCCGCGAGGTCGCTCCGCCCGAGGGACCGGCCGCCGTCGTGGTGCCGCTGCTCGCGGGACCGGACAGCGCCCTCGTGCAGCGGATACGCCAAGCGATCACGGACAGTCAGGCACCGGCCGAGCTGACCGATGTGCTCGGCCCGCACCCGCTGCTCGCCGAGGCGCTGCACGTACGCCTGTCCGAGGCCGGTCTCGCCCGCGCCGACCGGGCGAGGCTGTTCACGGTGGCCACGGCCGCCGACGGGATCGTGCTGGCCACGGTCGGCGGCGAGGAGGCCGTGCAGGCGGCCGGGATCACCGGAATGCTGCTGGCCGCGCGGCTCGCGGTGCCCGTGATGGCCGCCGCGCTCGATGTCGAGGGTTCCGTCGCGTCGATCGCCGCGCAGCTGAGGGACTCCGGCTCGCTCCAGCTGGCGGTCGCGCCGTATCTGGTGGGGCCCGAGGTGGCCGAGGGGCTGCTGGACTCCGCCGTCAAGGACGCGGGCTGCGCGGCGGCAGAGCCGCTCGGCGCCTACCCCGCGATCGGCAAGCTGGTGATGTCGATGTACACCACGACGCTCGGCATCGCCGCTCCGGTGGCACAGGGGGCACAGGCCCTCTGATCCGTTCCGGGGTGCGTTCCGTTTCCTGACGGGCGCGTGGTGATGGGCCGGCCGGCCCATCACCACGCGCCCGTACCCGTCAGGCGAAGATCACACAGGAGGCCGCAGGAGCCTCCAGGGAGCCCTCCTGGACCGGGATACCGGTCTCCGGGTCCACGGCGAACCAGGCGACGTTCCCGGACCGCTCGTTGGCCGCGTACAGCCGTCGCCCGGTGGGGTCGAGCGCGAGGTCGCGCGGCCAGTGGCCGCCGCAGCTCACCGTGGTGACCAGGGAAGCCTTCTCCCCCGTGGCGTCGAGGCCGAGCACCGAGATGCTGTCGTGCCCCCGGTTGGCCGCCCAGAGGAACCGGCCGTCGTGCGAGACGACGACCTCGGACGCGTAGCTCGCCCCGGCGGCGTCCCCGGTCGCCTCCGCGGGCAGTACGGGCGTCTCGTCGACCGCTTCGAGGACTCCGGAGACGGCGTCCCACCGGCACACGGTGACCGTGGGTTCGAGCTCGTTCAGCACATAGGCGTGAGCGCCGTCGGGGTGGAAGGCGAGATGGCGTGGTCCGGTACCCGGCCGCAGCACCGTCTCCCCGTGCGGGCGCAGCGCTCCGGTGCCCGGGTCGAGCGCGCAGACCCGTACCGAATCGGTTCCGAGGTCGACGCTGAGCACCCAGTTCCCCGAGGGGTCGGGGAGCACCTGGTGGGCGTGCGGGCCCTCCTGGCGGGCGGCGTCCGGCCCGCTGCCCTCGTGCTGGAGCACGCTGTCGGCGGCGCCGAGCGAGCCGTCCGCGCCCACCGGCAGCACGGTGACGCTGCCGGAGCCGTAGTTGGCGGTCAGCAGTCGGCCGCCGGCAAGCGCGAGGTGGGTGGGGCTGTCCCCGTCCACCGGCCGGAGGGCGCCGATCACCCGGGGTATGTCCTGGGTGACGTCAAGAGCCGCGGCCGCTCCCGGCTCGCTCTCGCTGACCGCGTACAGGACCGCGCCATCGGGGCCCCCGCCCCGGCCCAGTACCAGGTAGGAGGGGTTGGGCACGGAATCCGTAGCGCCCAGGACGGTGAGCGCCCCGGTCTCCTGGTCCACGGCGGCGACGGTGATGCCCCGCCCGCCCGCCGAGGTGAAGGACCCGATGAATGCCCGTCCGGCACCGTTGCTGCTGTCCACCGCACTGCCTTTCTCCGCCGACTGATCGCGACAGTGGGGACCGTCGCGATCTTCCGCGGCGACGGTAGCAGTGCGGTGGGTGGTCTGGACCAAAGGGTGCGGTATCAGGCCGCGGCCAGCGGGGCCCTAGGCGGGCTGTGCAGCGGCGCGGCCAGTTCGGCCAGCGCGCGCTCCAGGCCGTGCAGATGGGCGAGGGCGGGTTCCGTCTCCGCGGCGTGCGCCGGATGTCCTGCGGCCAGCGGAGTGCGGGCCGGCCGCTCGGGGGCCGTCAGCGCTTCCACCGCGCTCTCGACGCGCCAGCAGGCGGCGGCGAGCCGGGCGTCGTGCGAGGCTTCCGGGTCGGCGGCGACGGAGGCCAGTCCGCGCACCTCGCGCGCGCAGTCGTCGAGCAGCGCGAGCACCTGCCGGGCCCGTGCCTTGCGGGCCCTCATCGGGTTGAGCGGATGCACCAGCGGCGCCAGCGACAGCCGTACCCGGCCGAGGATGGCCTCCAGTTCGGCGACGTGCCGGGGCGGGTCGGCGTCCTCGCTTCCCGCGAGCCGGGCAGCGGCCTGAGCCGTGCAGGTGTGCACGCACCGCAGCGCCCGCTCCACCCAGGCCTCGGTCACCGAGTGCGTGGTCACCGGCAGCACGAACAGCACCGCGAGTACGGCGCCGAGCGCACCGGCCCCCGTCTCGGTGACCCGGAGCACCAGCAGTCCCGCGTCGAGCACGCCGAGCAGCCCGTACAGCATGCTCGCCATCACGGTGACGGCCAGCATCATCCAGGTGTAGGAGACGGCGGCGGTGTAGAAGATCCCGAACACGCCCACCGCCACGACGGCGGCCGCCACCACCGGCTCGTGGTGCAGCGGTACCGCCACGGCGAAGCCCAGCCCGATACCGAGCACGGTCCCCAGGAACCGCCTGAATCCGCGCACGACGGTCTCGCCGCGCGAGGTCGTGGCCACGAACACCCACCAGGTGGCGCCGACCGCCCAGTACCAGCGCTGGTCCGAGAGCAGTTGCCCCACCGCGAGGGCGAATCCCGCGCCCAGGGTCGCCTGTACGGCCTGCCGCGTCGTGATCCGCCGCAGCCCCGCCGCTCCCGTGGGAAGGCCGGCCGCCACGGGGGCCGCGATCCGGCGCTCGTAGCACCACACCCCGAACCGCACCAGCGATGACGCGACGAGCGACAGCAGCACGGCCGCGTACAACTCGGGCAGCCGGCCGGGCACGGTGTGCAGGAACTGGGCGGAGAAGTAGGCCATGAAGGCGAATACGCCCAGCGAGTGCCCGCGCGGCCCCCACCGCCGCGCGTACACCCCCGCCCCCACGACGGCGAGGAACGCCAGGTCGCGGGCGACGGGCACATCGTGCAGCACGGCGGCGAGCGTGAGCACCGGGAGGCCGACGACGGGGAGCAGCGCGGTCGTCGTCGCCTGCCCGCGCACGGTCGGGTCGGTCACCGTGAACAGGGCGAGCAGCGCGGCCAGGCCTCCCGTGATGGCCGCCACCAGAGAGTGTCCGACCGCCCCGCACAGCGCGACGGCGAGCCCGATGCCGAGCACGGCCCGGGACGCGAACCGCAGCCGGATCCGTCCGGGATCGTGTGCGACGAACGCCCTCTTCAGCAAGTCGCCTCGCCCCTTTCGCGCATGGCACCAGCGCAGACATGAGAAAGGCGCCACAGAGATCCCCGAGGGACCCGCAGCGCCATTGACAGCCACATCTCAACACCTGGGGGGCTAATGGTTCAACTTGGACCCATCCCTATGGGCCAATGGCCCAGCTATCTCGCATTCCGTGCGACCACAGCAGAGCCAACGGACCAGCCTGAGGACCGGCAGGCCCCGGAGGCGAAACACGCCACCTCGCAGCAAGGTCTTCGCCCCCTTCCACATCCCGGATGGTGAACAGCGGTGCCGCAGGGGCGGTCCACCCTCTAGGCTGGCCGGTGCAGCTGGTTCGCCCTGTCCGCCAGACAGACGCGTCGCAAGAGGGAACCCGGTGTGAATCCGGGACTGCCCCGCAGCGGTAAGTGGGAACGACCGCCGTCATACGCACTGGATCCGTTCGGATCCGGGAAGCGACGGCCAGTAGGAGTCTGCCCCCGGCAGACGAGCCCACGAGTCCGAAGACCTGCCCGTTGCCCGCACCCGAACCCTCGGACGCGGATATCCCGGTGACCTCGTGGGCGGGTCGGCGTACGTATCCAGACGGAGAATCCGCGCCGAGGCGTGTGCGATATCCGTCCGGTTCGTCATCCCTTCGCGTCCGTGTCCCGTCTCCGGGATGTTCAGGAGTCATCTCGCGAAGGAGATTTCCGTGACACCCAAGCCCGCAGCCGCGGCAGCACGAGCCACCGTCTACGGCTACCCCCGCCAGGGCCCGAACCGGGAACTGAAGAAGGCCGTCGAGGGGTACTGGAAGGGCCGCGTCACCGCCGGCGCCCTGCGGGAGACGGCGGCAGAACTGCGCCGGTCCAGCTGGAAGCAGTTGGCGGACGCCGGCGTCCATGAGGTCCCGACCGGTGACTTCTCGTACTACGACCACGTCCTGGACACCAGCGTCATGGTCGGCGCGGTCCCGCAGCGGCACCGTGCGGCCGTCGCCGCCGACGCGCTCGACGGGTACTTCGCGATGGCTCGCGGCACCCAGGACGTGGCGCCGCTGGAGATGACCAAGTGGTTCGACACCAACTACCACTACCTCGTCCCCGAACTCGGTCCGGACACCGTCTTCAGCGCCGACTCCACCAAGCAGGTCACCGAGCTCAGGGAGGCCGTCGCGCTCGGGCACAGCGCCCGGCCGGTGCTCGTCGGCCCGGTCACCTACCTTCTGCTGGCCAAGCCCGCCCCCGGGGTGGCGGCCGGCTTCGAGCCGCTCACCCTGCTGGACCGGCTGCTGCCGGTGTACGCGGAGGTGCTCGCCGATCTGCGCGCCGCCGGCGCGGAGTGGGTGCAGATCGACGAACCCGCCCTGGTCCAGGACCGCACCCCGGCCGAGCTGAACGCCGCCGCCCGCGCCTACCGCGACCTCGGCGGCCTCACCGACCGGCCCAGGCTCCTCGTCGCCTCCTACTTCGGGCGGCTCGGCGAGGCACTCCCCGTCCTGGCGAAGGCCCCGGTCGAGGGTCTGGCACTGGACTTCACCGATGCCGCCGCCGCCAACCTCGAAGACCTCGCCGCCGTCGGCGGGCTTCCCGGCAAGCGCCTCGTCGCGGGTGTCGTCAACGGCCGCAACATCTGGATCAACGACTACGAGAGGTCCCTCTCGACCCTCGCCACCCTCCTCGGCCTCGCCGACCGGGTCGACGTGGCCGCGTCCTGCTCCCTTCTGCACGTCCCGCTCGACACCGCGCCGGAGCGGGACATCGACCCGCAGATCCTTCGCTGGCTCGCCTTCGCCGAGCAGAAGACCGCCGAGATCGTCACGCTCGCGAAGGGACTGGCCCGGGGCACCGGCGCGATCACCGCCGAGATCGCCGCCAACCGCGCCGACCTCGCGTCCCGCGCCAACTCCCCGATCACCCGCGACCCCGCCGTCCGGGCCAGGACGGCGGCCATCACTGACGCCGACGGCCGCCGCTCCCAGCCGTACACCGCACGCGCCGCCGCCCAGCGGGCCCACCTCGGGCTGCCGCTGCTGCCGACCACCACCATCGGCTCGTTCCCGCAGACGAACGAGCTGCGCACCGCCCGCGCCGATCTCCGCGCGGGACGGATCGACACGGCCGGCTACGAGGAGCGGATCAGGGCCGAGATCGGGGAGGTCATCGCCTTCCAGGAGAAGACCGGCATCGACGTCCTGGTGCACGGCGAGCCCGAACGCAACGACATGGTGCAGTACTTCGCCGAGCAGCTCACGGGCTACCTCGCCACCCAGCACGGCTGGGTCCAGTCGTACGGCACGCGTTACGTCCGCCCGCCGATCCTCGCGGGCGACATCTCCCGCCCCGAGCCGATGACGGTGCGCTGGACCTCGTACGCCCAGTCGCTCACCGGGCGCCCGGTCAAGGGCATGCTGACCGGACCGGTGACCATGCTGGCCTGGTCCTTCGTCCGCGACGACC includes these proteins:
- a CDS encoding BadF/BadG/BcrA/BcrD ATPase family protein, which encodes MTTASPDGPGRPGPAGEYVLGVDSGGSGLRVALGTVGSDVPLGTTAGAEPVRTGPSGIDAAHLLEQLLPAVRELLARHGGGSRVAAAAIGAAGMGTLGDRLRAELPAALTDALGVRRLALAADAVTAYAGAVGQRPGAVVAAGTGLIALGTDLTRWRRADGWGHLLGDSGGGAWIGRAGLDAAMRAHDGRRGGSRALLGRLEAVFGPAPGLPGLLYPRTDRPAVLASFAPEVAGCAAHDPVAEGILRDAAGHIAEAAAAVCPTAGADDGGCEVALTGGLFRMGEPLLVPLREELARLLPHARAVPGSGDPLIGSLRIARALATGGLLLPRHPTLLSIPLSGLNQQASAGVTEQGS
- a CDS encoding extracellular solute-binding protein, whose protein sequence is MVMAGLLAGCGSDSGSGGGGGGTLTAYVYGDDAVKIQEAAVKEFNKTSDVKVKLVPVPGTDYVNKLRSAMGSPSAPDIFYNWGGGSIKPYVDAEQVVDLTSTIKNDPTLKDGFLPSIVEAGSLDGKMYGVPMRGMQPVMLFYNKTLFAQNKLRPPRTWEDMQKAITVFKGKGITPFALGGSDKWPELMWMEYLLDRIGGPEVFRKIQGGDSSGWGDPAVLKSARTVKELVDGGAFGKNFNSVDYGNGGAPTLLNKGKAAMHLMGSWEYSTQLGKAPAFARKDLGWTAFPTVAGGVGDPADVVGNPTNYWSVNTRTKHKDAAIAFLKTMAAKSYSKALVDNGDIPTTSDAASTLDSSPNPQFAHDQYSMVQKAPSFTLSWDQALESQIATPLLTEISKLFAGKSTPEQFVAAMKAVK
- a CDS encoding WD40/YVTN/BNR-like repeat-containing protein codes for the protein MTDVLLTVGTRKGLFIGRRHDGAWKFDGPHFNAQAIYSVAIDTRGKSPRLLVGGDSAHWGPSVFHSDDLGASWVEPKRPAVKFPEFTGTSLERVWQLQPAGPEAPDVVYAGTEPAALFRSRDGGESFELIRPLWEHPTRSKWVPGGGGEGLHTVLTDERDARAVTVAVSTAGVFRTADGGESWAPANKGVSAVFLPDPHPEFGQCVHKVSRDAVDPDRLYLQNHWGVFRSDDAGSNWTDIGGGLPSDFGFAVAAHPHRADTAYVFPINADADRVPAEHRCRVFRTRDAGDSWEALSAGLPEGAHYGTVLRDALCTDDADPAGVYFGNRNGEVYASADDGDSWQQLISHLPDVLCVRAAATGG
- a CDS encoding uracil-DNA glycosylase codes for the protein MAARPLNEIIEPGWARALEPVAGRVAAMGEFLRGEIAAGRTYLPSGANVLRAFQQPFEQVRVLIVGQDPYPTPGHAVGLSFSVAPDVQPVPGSLENIFRELHSDLGLPRPSNGDLTPWAEQGVLLLNRALTTAPRRPAAHRGKGWEEVTQQAISALVARGTPLVSVLWGRDARNLRPSLGDFPAIESSHPSPMSADRGFFGSRPFSRTNELLERQGAAPVDWRLP
- a CDS encoding LacI family DNA-binding transcriptional regulator → MSPANVQSHQENAPAGEPSEGTATLAEIARAAGVSAPTVSKVLNGRADVAPGTRTKVEELLLVHGYRRRRGSTTQSQLIDLVFHELDSAWAMEVVRGVENVAREEGLSLVLSESAGRLTPGQTWVDGVLARRPVGVILVLSDLTAAQRAQLTSRSIPYAVVDPAGDPGDDVPSVGTTNWQGGLAATRHLTALGHRRIGVISGPSRMMCSRARVDGYRAALETAGLPIDPALVREGEFQHEAGYTAGLELLRQADRPTAVFAGNDLQALGVYEAARELGLRIPEDLSVVGFDDLPLTRWIGPPLTTVRQPLIEMAETAARLVIDLGRGRQPATTRVDLATNLVVRSSTAAPRR
- a CDS encoding lactonase family protein, whose product is MDSSNGAGRAFIGSFTSAGGRGITVAAVDQETGALTVLGATDSVPNPSYLVLGRGGGPDGAVLYAVSESEPGAAAALDVTQDIPRVIGALRPVDGDSPTHLALAGGRLLTANYGSGSVTVLPVGADGSLGAADSVLQHEGSGPDAARQEGPHAHQVLPDPSGNWVLSVDLGTDSVRVCALDPGTGALRPHGETVLRPGTGPRHLAFHPDGAHAYVLNELEPTVTVCRWDAVSGVLEAVDETPVLPAEATGDAAGASYASEVVVSHDGRFLWAANRGHDSISVLGLDATGEKASLVTTVSCGGHWPRDLALDPTGRRLYAANERSGNVAWFAVDPETGIPVQEGSLEAPAASCVIFA
- a CDS encoding sirohydrochlorin chelatase, with protein sequence MSTPTGPASGLPVRMPRPRQSGRHRRPEPVVAPEGAAALVLAVPGTPSSASRGLAEEVISIARSELPGLNAVIGYLDGDDAEYPSLVSALAHCAAERTARFEQATAAGREVAPPEGPAAVVVPLLAGPDSALVQRIRQAITDSQAPAELTDVLGPHPLLAEALHVRLSEAGLARADRARLFTVATAADGIVLATVGGEEAVQAAGITGMLLAARLAVPVMAAALDVEGSVASIAAQLRDSGSLQLAVAPYLVGPEVAEGLLDSAVKDAGCAAAEPLGAYPAIGKLVMSMYTTTLGIAAPVAQGAQAL
- a CDS encoding FUSC family protein, translated to MLKRAFVAHDPGRIRLRFASRAVLGIGLAVALCGAVGHSLVAAITGGLAALLALFTVTDPTVRGQATTTALLPVVGLPVLTLAAVLHDVPVARDLAFLAVVGAGVYARRWGPRGHSLGVFAFMAYFSAQFLHTVPGRLPELYAAVLLSLVASSLVRFGVWCYERRIAAPVAAGLPTGAAGLRRITTRQAVQATLGAGFALAVGQLLSDQRWYWAVGATWWVFVATTSRGETVVRGFRRFLGTVLGIGLGFAVAVPLHHEPVVAAAVVAVGVFGIFYTAAVSYTWMMLAVTVMASMLYGLLGVLDAGLLVLRVTETGAGALGAVLAVLFVLPVTTHSVTEAWVERALRCVHTCTAQAAARLAGSEDADPPRHVAELEAILGRVRLSLAPLVHPLNPMRARKARARQVLALLDDCAREVRGLASVAADPEASHDARLAAACWRVESAVEALTAPERPARTPLAAGHPAHAAETEPALAHLHGLERALAELAAPLHSPPRAPLAAA